TTAGCCTCGGCAGCCCCCCCCAGGATCCAGCCGCGGGCTCCCTTGGCCGGAGCCGGGCGCATCCCAGCGGGGCGCGGCGGCACCGCGCGGGTCCGGAGCCGGGTCCCAGCCCCGGGcagagccgagccgagccgagccgtgccccgCGAGCCGTGCCAGGCTCCTCGGTGCCCCCCCCTGCCCGGCTCTTACCTTGCCCGTAGGAGTCAGCGAGAGTcaggaggcagaggaagaggatCCGCATGCTCCCGTCCCGGCCGCGCTGCGGGcagggggcgcgggggggggccgctgccccgccgccccgctcgACCCCGCCGCCGCTGCTAGAGCATGGCCCGgccgggcaggggccggggaAGGGCCGCGGGCTGCGGTGGCTCCGctccgagccgtgccgagccgctCCGAGCCGTGcaaagccgtgccgagccgtgccgcgCCGCCCCGGAGTGCGcgctgccggcggggcggggccgggccgggggcggcaACTCGGGAaagttggggaggggggagcgggggcgggggggcgagAGGGGGCCCGAGCCttgggggggcgcgggggggcggCTTTTTGCACGACGGGAGGGGTGCGCACCCGAGGGTTGCGCCTGGACGCGCGTGGGACCTTGGAGTTGCTCGCGTGTGCACGAGTGTGCATGCGTGTGCATGAGTGTGCATGCGTGTGCATGCGTGTGCAGGCGCGTGCACGCGTGTTTGTGCGTGTGCATGCGTGGCGGCGCGTGCACGCGGGGCGAACACGCGTGTGAGcacgccggggggggggctttgtGCCACTGTGCCAGTGCGTGTGCACGCCCGTGCACGCGTGTCACGCCGCACGCGTGCGTCCTGGGGCGTGCGTCCCCCTGCGTGTGCACACTCGGGCACGTGCACGCCAGCTGGGTGGGTGTGCAAGGCGTGGGGCTGCCCGGGGTGAGCAGCACCCACCCGGgaccccgcagcacccagccggggcagggggctgcgggctgAGCCCCCCTGTCCTCGCCCTACCTCACCTCTCCGCCGCCGTTTGGGCGGCCTCTCCCCCGCGCCGCACGCTTGCTGATCCTCCCCTCTCTCTATTCCTCTTTTGAAAACTTTCTAAGCCCCAACTGAAGGCCCTGGATATCAGCGGCTCGAAAAATCCTCTTGCCTACAGGCTCTGGGGAAGGGAAGCTTTCCAAGTCGAGCGGAGCGGGCTAAGCCCTCGGTAGAGGCAGAAGCTTCAGCTTTCATggttgggtttttattttttttttttttttcttggctgttgttgttgggtttctttctttctttctttctttcttttttttttttttttttttttttaaatagaatttcTAGCCCTGAGGGTTTTAGAGAAAACATTGCAAATGGGAACCAGCGCCGGCTGCCTGCCTGAGTCAGCAGGCATCTCCTGCGCCCGCCGGCGGCTGCAGCTTTGCCAAGGGTGGAGGAGCGCGGGGCGACGGGCAGGGAGCTGAGGCCGCCTGCGAGCGGGGAGGCCGAGCGCTTGGCTCCAGTGGGGATTTCTGGCAGGGCTTTTGAGCCTTCGCtctgatttttactttttgtcggagctgctgcccccagcccgggCTCTGCGCGGGGCGCTGGCGTCGCCGGGTGCCCCCCGTGCCATGCAGGAGGTGGCTCACGGCGCACTGCGGGggctctttctcctcctcctccttttcctcctcttgctcGTCCCTCGCAAGGGGTTGGGGGCTGCAGCTTcgccccggccctgccctgccctttgCCCCCCGCTCGGTGAGCCAGGAtccggccccgctgccggcgGCTCCGCGCTGCCCCCTGGTGCCGCCGCCCGGGCAATAAAAGATGCTGAGCGCCGAGGGCGCCCGGTTCCAGCTGGGGACGAGGCATCGCCGTGTCCCCTGCCCTCCTGAGAGGCCAAATCCTGCCCTCGGCTCGCCAAagccccctgctctgcccccgGGGATGGAGCGTGGGGCGAGGGGCCGGGGAGCTGCCGCCCTCCCCCCGGAGGAATGTGGAGCAGAGGCGATGGAGATAAGTAGGAGGGAGTTTGTCAGGCAcgaaggaaagggagagaggtCAGGGGGGAGCGGTGGGGAATTTGCTGACGgggggaggagagcagaggagctgcCACGTTCGCTGCCACGTTCGCTACTCAGGAGCAGGGGGTGGCTGcggatggggctggggctgggggcaccccaaaaacaAGGAtggaaggagcagagcaggacccCCCGGCCCCTGCTACGTGCCAGCCACCACGGCATCACGGAGGGATGAGCATCAAGTCCATGGACCCCAGAGTTGGGGCAGGATGAATGAACCCATCCTCGCAGCAAGCGTGGGCCATCATGGCTTGGGGACACTCTTCGAGGTCCCCGTGGTCCCATCCGGCAGGGTGCTGAGGAGCAGGCAGGAAGGTGCCGGCGGTGCCGGGaggggggcagctggggaccAGGCTCACGACACCTCCCGGCACCCTGTGCGGGGCCGGAGCTGGCATCAGCGATTTGTTTTCTCCCACTCGCCGAGCGCCGGAGGCAGAACGGGAACTCCCGTGGTGCGCGGCGGTCCATGAAAGCCCATCTGTgccaataataataacaatcatAATGATATTTATACAGAGCCTAATGTCTCCGAGCAGCTTCCAGAACCCATTTGGAGGCAGCCGCTCGCCTTTGCTCATTACGAGCGGCGCGCTGGAGCGGAATGGCTAACGAACCTGCTCGTTAGCCGGCCCCGGCCCGTGTGGGCGCAGCGCCAGGTGACATCGGCGCGGGGCTGCCCAGGGTCCCCGCCATCCTTTGGTGGCTTTggtgagggctggggaggtgcCTGGGGGGCTTCAATGCCCGGGGGGCCCTGCCCGGTGCCGCCAGCCCCGCTCGCGGCGTGATGGAGAGGACGGGATTTCGCTTTCCGCTCACCGGGATGGAACAACAGggagcagaaaaataatttgaaagctTCCGAAAAGCACCTCGGCGGGGAAAGGAGGTGGATTTCCCTCCCCGATTCAATAAGCGGCCGGGCTGGAGAAGCCTACCCCGGCTCCGCAGCCCCGCGTTAGggctctttattattattatttctgtaaagCAATTACGAGGCAGCCTCCTTGCCTGCACTCCCGTGCTCCCACCAGCGTGACCTCCGTTCCGCCGTAATTAACGGCCTTCCaggaggggaggcagcgggCGCTGCGTGCCCGGCTCCTGCCTGCTCGGCGGATGGTGATTTGCaaagagctgcaggaggctcGATTTCCTAAGGAAACGCAGCTTATGCGCTCGTGCTCCCGCTCCCTGCCAATAACTTCTGAACTCCTTGGCTGattgaaaacaaatttcacaAGCGGGTCAAAGTCACGGGGATAAAGGATCTCAGCGGGGCTTCCTCGGGATCCAGCTGCTTCGCCGCTCGCTGCCTCGGTTTCCCcatcagcaaaccgctcagcagcagctccccagggccAGCGAGAGCAGAGCCgggagccctggggctggcCGGGTGCTGCCTAACCACGGATTTGCTCCAAATGCCAGGGAAATGGCCAAAATGCTGCCTCCAGCATCGTCGCCCCAGGGCCgggccagccccagctccgAGCTTCACCCTCTCTCCACCCTTTGCAGCTCACCTCGAGCACCCCAACACTGGTGGAAACACCAGTTGTGTTTCCGAGGTGCCATGGctgtttattctttatttttttccctttcgcACACTAATTCCTGGAGTGTGCTTCCATCTCCTAACGAGGTTTTATTTGTCGTGTTTGTTTGTTCGCCTCCTGGGCTCGGCTCTCGGACAGAGGTGCTAATAAAGCAGACATCTGTCACGGGGGATTAGATTGTGTTCTTGTTAACACGctgtttcctttaaataaataattgtccCCCAAACTGGCATTCAATTATTAAAGCAAACACTGGCGCGCGGGTGACGGAGCAGCGTCAGGATGCTCTGGGAGAGCCGCGGAGATCGAGGGACATCCCCAGGCAGTGCCCGTGCGTCcaccctgtccccgtcccccccccatgGGGACAAACCCGGGGCAAAGTGTGGGAGGTCGCCCTCGCAGCTCTCAGGTGTGAATTTTCTTGCCTGTTCCCCGTCCTCCAGGCTGGGTTTGATTGCCTCCTTCGCAGGCTGTGCCTCAGCATGGGGACCCTATGCCTCATTTTGGGGACCCTGTCCCTCATTTTGGGGACCCTGTGCCTTGTCATGGAGACCCTGTGTGTCATCATGGGGATGCTGTGCCTCATTTTGGGGACCCTGTGCCTCGTCAGGGGACCCTGTGCCTTGTCATGGGGACCCTGTGCCTCATTTTGGGGACCCTGTGCCTCATTTTGGGGACCCTGTGCCTTGTCTTGGGGACTGCGCTTTTTCATCCCCTTACCCCACGGGTCTGAGGCCCGCTTCATGCACGATTTCCATCAGATCTGGCAAAGAGGCAGAGGAGCGAGATGCTTCGGAAGCGGACgcagggaggggacggggagcggAGCTGTGCCGGACAGGGGCCGGGTCTCGGTGCCTGGGGATTTTCCCTCTGCAccgggctcctgctgctcctgcttaaTGACAGCAGGACCTGGGAGAAATACGGCTCTCTCCACACACTCGAGATGTTGAGAGCAAGCCCTGGCCCTTGGCAGGGAGGATTTAGGCTTGCTGGGGGAGATGGAAATGCGTGTTTGCCGGCTGGTGATGATAGCAGCCATAAAGCATGCGCGCGGTGCCCCGTGGTGTTAATAAAGCCCAGGTAACGAGCCTGCCGCCAGCTGGGGCTCCCTGAGGGGTGCTCggggtgtgtggggtgcgggggGAGCATGAAAATGCTGCTGGGGGGTCTGGGAGATGTAGGGGGGGCACAACTGCTGGGACTGGTACACAAGGCAGGGCTGGATCTGTGCCACCTTGTAGGTGCAAAAAAATGAGCTCAgtgcccccaaatccccagggGGTGGCACCCCCAGAGCCAGACCCTACAAACCCTACACACTCCCTGCACCACGGCCGTGTGGGGACGGTGGATGGGGCAGTGCCAGGCTCTGCACGTCGGGGCAAAACGTCAGAGCGACGCGAAAGCCTGGGGTGCCCCGGCAGGGCTCTCCTTCCCGCTCGTCCTTATTTGCCCAGTCCTAATTCATAAATCAGCAGGCGCGAGTAATTTTCCCAGGAGAGCATTTAGACGGCAGATTGAATGAGTAATTTACTGGGAACATTAAGACGGCACCGGATAACTTATTTATGAGAACTTTTTGACAGATCTGCCCGTCAATAATTTATGCCGCACAGCATTTAGTCAGGGTCACCAGTAAATAATTCACTTATTAAAAAACTACGGAAGGTTTTATGAGACGCTGAGTTACTATCTCACACCGAATTTGGGGCCGTAAACATGAATCTGGTGCTGACCCGGTAGCAGAGGAATCCCTGGATGGGGAGCGCTGGGACCAGGCACTGCAGGGCACggggtgggagcagggacaAGGAGAGGTGTCGCTGGATTTGGGGGCAGCTGCTTCACTTCTCGTCCTCGTAGGGCTCAGTCCTTGGTCACCACGTGGACAGCCTCCTTCAGCATCACCTGTGGACTGAGGAGGGTGGCCACAAAAAACCCCAGGGCCACACGGTGCCTtcctcccccagcacccaggggcTGTCCCCTGCCCGTCCCCATTGCGGTGGCGTCTCCTGCGTGGTGCTCAGTGCCTGTGCCCGGTCCCACTGTCCCCATTCCTCCTCGAAACACCCCGAAGCATCCCTAGGGATGGGTGCTGGTGCAGCCGGGATGCTCCAGGCTCCCTGCCCGGCATCTCAGCCCCCTCAGCCGAGCAGCGTGGCCCCAGCCGTGCCCCTGGGTCCCCTCCTCTGTGGGGGTGTCTGGGGACCCCCAGTCCGTggagctgtgccctgctgcagcaggaaagCCCTGGGGCTGGTGGAGGGCGATTGCACGAGGCTGGCTGGAGGGATGTGGGTGTTTGTGGGGTGAAGGACGGGGTGATTTGGCATGGGCTTTGCTGAGGAAGGGGCAGCAGCTTCGCTAAGGTGTGCCCGGGTCTGATCCTGCCCCGGGTgcgcagggaggaggaggcagctcctgcagagcccATCCTGGCCGTGTGGGTGACAAATAACCcggtggggctggaggagaCCGGGAGAGGGAAGGTGGccccgggcagcccccagcatcccagcccGTTCCCCGTCAAATCCACCTGGAAGCAGGGGCACGAATTTTGCCATCACCCCACAGCTCAGGCGCTGCGTAAAGCAGCTTTGGGCTTTCGTTTGCCTCTTCCCGTGGTCACCAGACCTTCCCGACCCTCCTTCCATCCTTGACCCGACCAAAGCGAGGGTTTCCACCGCTCCCAGCTTCACCCCAGCGGTTTGGGGTTAATGCACGGAGCCAGGGCGGGCTGCACCCTAAGGGGGTgcccgggggtggggggggacccCCACCCGGAGCCAGCCCGGCCCGGTGCGCGGTCGCATGCTGCCACCTCTCGGGCAGAGCCGCGCTCTGGGCAGGGCGAGCGTTTTGCCTAAAAGCttgctttttccccccatttcatTTCCAGCGAAAGGGAAGTCGGGCGCTGCGGGAACGGGCTGCGCCCCCgagccggggggctgcgggcgagCTAAAAGCAAGAAGCGATCGCAGCCTCAgcggggcagggctgtggggtgcccgtggggacccccccggcaGCAGCACCCCCCGAGCCTCGCGCAGGGCTCAGGGGCCACATCCTGCACCCCCCCGCAGCATCGCCGGGGTCAGGGCCGGCAGTGGCCACgtatccccgtgtccccgtgtccctgaGTCCCCGTGGCCCCGTCCCTCGTGCGGCCACGCGAGCGGctcccccccggagccccccccggcgCCTGCACATCTCAGGGGCCACATTTCGCTGGAAGGGGGGATGAGAAACCGCGGATGATGCGCTGAATAAAAACACCCTCTCCTCTGCAATGCGGTGCTTCGAGTATGCAGcatcttcccttcctcctcaaTGTGGTCTGTGAAACGTGGTAAATGCTTCCCTttcattcccttccttttttttttttctttttttttctttttttttttttctcccctccctctctcattttcttcccccctcTCTCCCGTGGCTCGCGCTCCCCGGGCAAGCCGCAGAAAGCTCCTCCAGCAAAGGGAAGGTCCCCTTGATGTAAATTGTTCCCTACATGTTGAACCCGGCCGCAGACAAAAGCTCTAATTAATCggctcagcccctgctctggAGTGGAGGTTTGCAACCTCGCCTTTCCTTTGGAGCCTTAATTAGTTTTTGCTCCTCTGCCTGCGAgcagggggccggggccgggggagtCCCCGCGTCCCACGGCACCGTGGGGAGCGGGGACACGCGGGGAAACGGCCCCGAGAGGGCACAGCGGTGACTAATGAGCACCCAGCAATTAATGATGGGCACGTGAGGCATCCTTTTACTGCCCCGAAGGAGAAATGGAGCCAAGTGGTCCCGCGGCAGGGCAGGATGCGCCCCTCGAGGGGGCTGATGCTGCTCCCCCATCGCTTCGGGTGACGGAGGAGCGGGGACCCTGTGCCCATTCCGTGCCTGCTTTGGGGCTGCAGAAAACCCACCCTGGGGAGATGGGAGCTGCCACCGCGGAGTTTTTCCAAGAGTTTTGCCCAGGATCTGCCCGGCTCCCATCCTTTAacaccatccctggggatgcTGAGGCCCTCGAGAGCATCCCCGGGGTGCGTGGGGCTCCCCTCGGGGCCGCGGCGCTGACCGCTTGGCCGGGGAACGGGAAGAGCTGGGAGACAATGAGCTTAGGCACCAAGCCCATAAGGTGATTAGCGGCAGCGAGGGGATCACAAGGCAGATGCAGACggcgagggggggggacacacacggATTAGgggctcctctcccctctccctgcatCACGCCCTGGCCGGGGCAGCCGTGCAGGGGACAGTgcggggctgtgcaggtttaATTTGGGCAGCCCTGAAATCCCAGGGCAGGAAGCAAAGCGGAGCGGGGTAAAACCACTCTCCGGACAAGCTCATTAATATCTCCCAGCGCCGTCGATTTCGCAGCGTATCTATCGGCCGGGCTAGATAAGGGCCAACAAACCGCTGCCGCCTTCAGATAAGGCGGTGCTCCTTCGCCGTCGCGCCCCGCTCGCAGTTTATCTGACGGCGGCAGATCTGGAGGTAAAGAGATTTGGCAGCGAGAAGAAACCTGCGGCGATGCGCAGGCGATACGCCGAGCTGCCCAGATAAAAGAccgggggggggagcgggggaaGAGTTTAAAGCAAGGCTGGGATGCGCTGCTGCTCCCAGGTGGAGCTGGGATGATGGGGAGCCCCCCGCCCTGCCCCACACTTGGGATGCTCGTTTGGGAAGCACGAGGGGACAAGGACCAGGACACTGGCTCTGTGCCTGGGGGGGACCCTGCTGCGTGTCCCTGAGGTCCCCAAAAGCTGTCCAGCACCACAGCCAAGGTGAAGGGCAGCTGACAAGTCAGGAAGGGTGCTTGGGGATCCGCAGAATGGCCCAGAACTGATTGAGGAACACCAGAATGCtggagaaaaatgagatttattGGCTTGTTGATACGTTTTCATGGGGGTTAACAACTCACAGGGGTCGGGCTGCTTGCGAGTCCCTTCCTGGGGGTCCAGTGCTTTggggcagggatgccactgcctggctcctgtcctgctgctgcgtGAGGACATGCGTGATGACCACAGCGgccaccaggctgcccagaacCAGGAGGCTGAGAACCCCCTTGGTTTTGCAGTAGGACCACGAAACGCCTGTAACCGAAGAGCCAAaagatggggaaggggaggcacTTCCCACCTTGGGGTCACCGAGCCCCACAGGGTTTGGAGCATCCTGCAGGACTGATCCTGCCAAGCCCCCACCTGCATGCTGCCACATCTCCCACTCATTCATCCCAAACAGATTTCAGTCCCAAAGCTCATTTAGGACATAAAGGTGCAGGAAACGTCCCACAAACCTGTGCCTGGAGGGAAGCAGAGCGTCGCGGTGTCGATGCTGGTAATCCTCCAGCTGACCGGGTTACTTGCATTGCAGATGTAGGTCCGAGGCTCGGTGTCCTCATGCACCTGCAGCATGTTCCCATGTCCCAGGGGCTCCCCATCACGGAACCAGCTGTAGGAGACGTTGGCAGCACCGGGCACGGAGCAGAGCAGCGAGAAGTTGCACCGGCCCTGCTCCTCCCGCAGCACTTGTGCGTTCAGGTGCAGCTGGCCGATGGGCTCTGTGAGGACAGGGGGGTGAGAGGGGCCGGGGAGAGtgctggggggggagagggaggcagCCACTCACCCCACACTGACACGTGGAAGCACTGAGAATGAGTGTGGCCAGATGCAGTCTCAAAATCTGCATAGTATTTGCCGCTGTCTGCCTGGGTGACCGGGCTGATGCTCAGGGAGAGGGTCTCTGGGAGGAAGGTGGCTCTCCCAGGAAAACGATTCCTGAAATCTGGATCTTTATCCTTTGAAACCCTCACGATGACCATCAGGGTTCCTGAATCCAGTGCCACTTTCCATTCCAACATTACCCATTTTTGCTGCGGTTCCTTgggcagcagccacagctctcCTCTGGCAGGCACAGCCATGTCCTCGCACCCTGAGGTCCCAAAGAAGAGGCACGCGGTGAGCATGAGGCATGGGGGGTCCCGGGGTGTCAGAAAaacctggggagggggctcagctgtgctgcaggagagtCCCCCACCCAGCCTAGCCCCAGGACTGGCCGGGGTCTCTGGCACTTGGAAAGTGGCCAGCAGCGTGTGGCTGCATCACCGCTCAGTTCCCCTCGTTCTCGGAAGGAGCTTGCAGTTAATTCCTCCTTCGCCTCTCACATCCTCCATCACCAGTTGTTTCTGGGTAGTGAGAAGGAGCTACTGTCATGTACACCCACTTCGGGGTTATTTGTTCCCAATCCATGCTTGTTATCTAGGGCCAATATGAAGAGAGTTGtctcttgcaaaaaaaaaccctgccttAGCTCTTGCTTGCTTCTCCCTCCCAGAGCACACTAAAGCCTTGGAAGCAGAATATTTTCTCATAGATATGCATCCTttccggaaaaaaaaaaataaatcacaataaCTGCACAGCAAGGAAAACTTCAGGCCctcaaaaatctgctttttgctttcagtgCCACTTTATTGGGGTTCTTCTCCCCCAGCCACTCAAAAGGTGATCTTGGACTTCGCTAGTGACCATTTTCTTGCTGGTTGGCAcaaaagacacaaaagaaaGAACCAAAACCAATGCCGCAGCTGAATGACGATCTGAGGCAGGCAAGTAACAGCAGTTTCCCAATGAGCTTACCTTGGGCTCGgctgaggaagaggaaagggatGAGGAGAAGGGCAGCGCGCTGCATGGTCAGCTGCACCACGCCACGCAGGAACAGGAACGAGGCGTGACGTGGCCGTGAGGGCAGGCGTGGGGGCTGATCCTCAGCAGGTTGTGGGGTAATGCATGGGGCTGGAGGCTGGCCCCGTACCCACAGCCTGGCTCCATGGGGCGGTGGGAGGAAAGGGATGGAGCCC
This Anas platyrhynchos isolate ZD024472 breed Pekin duck chromosome 26, IASCAAS_PekinDuck_T2T, whole genome shotgun sequence DNA region includes the following protein-coding sequences:
- the LOC119713783 gene encoding natural killer cell receptor 2B4-like, with the protein product MLHPRAKLGDAPAQGSIPFLPPPHGARLWVRGQPPAPCITPQPAEDQPPRLPSRPRHASFLFLRGVVQLTMQRAALLLIPFLFLSRAQGCEDMAVPARGELWLLPKEPQQKWVMLEWKVALDSGTLMVIVRVSKDKDPDFRNRFPGRATFLPETLSLSISPVTQADSGKYYADFETASGHTHSQCFHVSVWEPIGQLHLNAQVLREEQGRCNFSLLCSVPGAANVSYSWFRDGEPLGHGNMLQVHEDTEPRTYICNASNPVSWRITSIDTATLCFPPGTGVSWSYCKTKGVLSLLVLGSLVAAVVITHVLTQQQDRSQAVASLPQSTGPPGRDSQAARPL